Part of the Plasmodium vinckei vinckei genome assembly, chromosome: PVVCY_13 genome, cttttttttattttatttaaaaaaaaatatgaacggTTAATGTAAATTTGtataccatttttattactattttaaaaatttttagaGGACGAGGCTCAGCAGAagatgatttaaaaaactgGGTACCAGTAACAAAATTAGGAAGATTAGTAAAAGAAGGAAAAATATCATCAAttgaagaaatatatttacattcaTTACCAATTAAAGAATATCAAATtattgattatttttttcaaccaAATGAATGTGCACACCCATTAAAAGATGACgttgtaaaaattatgcCTGTACAAAAACAAACTCGTGCAGGTCAAAGAACAAGATTTAAAGCTTTTGTAGCAATTGGTGACGGAAATGGACATTGTGGTTTAGGAGTCAAATGTGCAAAGGAAGTTGCCACAGCTATAAGAGGAGCAATTATTGCAGCAAAACTTTCTTTAATCCCAGTAAGAAGAGGATATTGGGGTAACAAAATCGGAGACCCACACACAGTACCAATGAAAGTCTCAGGAAAATGTGGTAGTGTTCGTATTCGTTTAATTCCTGCCCCAAGAGGTACACAAATTGTCGGTGCACcaacaacaaaaaaaatgttaaactTTGCCGGAATTAAAGATTGCTTTTCATCATCTTGTGGAAAAACCAAAACCAGAGGAAACTTTCTAAGGGTACgcaaaaaatggaaaaaaaatagaaaaaaaacataaaaaaaaagctgGAAAAAAATCGTTATAttacatacatatttacgttaatttatttacttCTTCTTAGGCCATTTTCAATGCTTTGAGCAAAACATACGGATATTTAACCCCAGACTTGTGGAAAGTAACCAAATTCGACAAATCCCCATACGAGGAATGGTCCGATTTTCTTGAAACATATCAAAACGTAAAAGGaattaaaacaataatttaagcatcgaagaaaaaatatatatatgtatagcTAAGTAGGAATATTAATCAAACATATgtacattattttaatagtaATTGCGCCTTTTATGTGATCCCTGagtatttttgttattatattatttcccttatatatatctatatataatattttttttacttaattaatattatgattttacttagtttttaaaacatataataaaaaacgaaaacaactaattatataaagtaaaattttaaaaatatttttaaaaaacaaaatagcTGTCTGAAAAATTggcaaaatatttttatgcatatgtCCAATATCATTAAATAGTTTTTATACCAAgtgaaaacaaatatataatgacaTACtgtcttaaaaaaaaactaaatcatatttagaaataaaaaataagatgTTAATTAGTTTACTTATGTAATAGTGATGTCATAATAATGTTAATTAGTTTACTTATGTAATGGTGATATcataataatgtaaattaGTTTACTTATGTAATGGTGATATCATAAGAAggttaattaataaaacaaaacaatgttaatgatataaattgaggtgaaaaaataaaaaattattatactaatcttatcaaaataaatgaaaaaaaaaattgttagactatattttctttttattatatttcttcATGTCTTTAATTACATAATTGTTAATTTTCTTGGAACATCATTCActaaattttgtttataccACTCCTTACCAGATTTTTCCATTTCATCTTCAAAACTTTCcctttataattaaaaaaaaaaaaaagtaacaataaatatatttattcaaatatatatgatatgtataaataagtatgcatatatttttataatatttattacctTTCATCTTGGTTTTCTTTAATTCTGCCAACTTTGGCattcatttgttttattctttttttaagtaaCTCTTTAAATGGGTCtgagaatataataaaaatacaaaacatAACATAAAggtgtaataataaatgaggTATATACCCATGCATTCAATGCTTATCATGTCATACGTctttaaaaacaaacataatccatatattgttttactattattattttgcttgctcattttttataccttttttattctctTCCTTTTCAACTATCTCATCTTCTATATCTAAATCAAATGGCTTTATTGTTTCCTTTGTTGTAAATggattataatttaaactGTCCTCATCATTTTGAACAATTGTGTCTATtgatttcttttttttgttattaacattatttgggttttttgttttctttaCTACTTtactcatttttttttccttttttaaaaaataaccaaaaaataaatcattttatttattatatattatatgattattcttcttttatatttttataaagtacttttaatatgttttcttaattttatattaaatatgatatgccctcatattattgttataaaataaatatcaaaagaattgataattattcaaactgtattaatttttttatttttattttattttttttttttaattttttttttttacctatatttttatttccaatttttttatctacaAGCGCATGATGATAGGCAGAGTATATTATGACATATTGCCGATTgccttttttcattatttaatattcatcactttatttttactttatttttatcatatatattatataacaaatatacaattacatatttagtacttttttatggaggatattcatttttgaGGTAATTTTCAGTGATGTATGTAAtttcaatataaatatatgcataaggAATggctaaaaaatataaatatactttattatttttaggaAGCATTAAAGCAAAtgatttttcaaaaaacaCAAGTAAATACTGACTAGTtcacacaaaaaaaatatagaactAGTAAAAATAGGATGTATTGGCACACTCAAGGAAAATTGTATTGATATATACGGGTTTGAAAAGtagcaattttttttttgtaaaaattttaaaaaatatcaaaatgaatgaacaaaatgatacaataaaatattcgGATTTTCACTTGTCCAAACATGGCAATAAACGAGTCAGGATTaacaaaacaaatgataatgtaaaatatcTAATTTCGAGATTTACAAATCATAGTGAAATTGATCGATTGGCTCCGCCAGTAACATTTATagtaagaaaaaaaaaacaagaaaaaaacaaaaaaatacatacatCCTTTTTCTTGTGCTTCATACTGCTTATGCCCTGACTATAATAGTTTACCATTTCATTTTCCACTTTCCTCTTTTACAGTCAAAGGATGAGAACCCTGAAGAAGTACTCGACAATGAAAAAAACGATACCCCCAACTATTGGCTACTAAAAAACACATCCACAGATAAAGCCAAAATAACTCATAAATCCTATGTatctaaaaaatgtaatttaaatacagatgtattttttgttttatgtgaaaatgaagaatatTCAGAGTTATATCCTGTTTCTAGCTGGCAAGTATTTGAACCAGACTTATCAGCAAAAACGttaaatgcatataatgcTGATATTACacaagaaaaattaaaagcagaaaaaaataataaaagattagatgatataattgaaagattaaaaaataaagaagaaaGTATGAAactaaatttaaaaacaaaagatacatcaaaaaaaaaaacacttataaataataatcatgCAAATAATCATGAAAATTTATCTAATACTGTATCTGGTCATTCAGGtaaaaatttcaaaaattattcCTCTTCTTCTGATGATGATTTAGGATTAAAAAgacaagaaaaaaaaagattaaaaaatttatataaattaaaaaagagaGAAAACAAAGAAGAAATCGATTATGTTGATTCAGCATTATCTATAACTGAgattagaaaaaataaatcaagtTGGGATTATAATGATGATGGAAAAAGAAGTGATGATGAAGATTTGTATATGCAAGAATCTGCTCAAGAATTTTTTGATGATgaagatgaaaatgaagaatCAGATAATAACTCAGGAAATGAAGAATCTATATTAACATCATATGGACAAGCCATGAAATCTTTATTAAAACAACAAATTAATGATGAAGAAGATGATGAGTTAAATCAATATTCTGATGATGATGAAgatgatgaagaagaagacgaagaagaagaagaagaagataAGGATGAGGATGAAAATGATCAAGATActagtttaaaaaaaagaaatatagataataaaTCACAAATTTCTATTGATCATGCTAGAAATAAAGCAAaccaaattaataaaaaaagaaaaaatacaaatactGGTATTGAAAGAAATGACGAAGTTGATAGTGAAGATGATGATGAAGATGACGATGATGAAgatgatgaagaagaagaagatgacaataataatagaacacgaaaaaatattaaaaatgaaacaaatgaaaaaaatgaaactaataaaattcataatattaatgaatatataaaagataaaattagaaaaaatgaaatacaattaaaaaaagaaaattgtgctaaaatattattaaaaattattgaaaaaaataatggaaaaatGGACATATTAACTTTGCTAGACattttaaacataaaagaaaaaaatcaaaattttatactcgtacaaaaatatataaaagaattatgtattattagttctcaaacaataaataataaaaaagtaaaaatggTAGCCGTTAAACCAAAGTATCTATCGAAGAAATGATAAAACTATTTCGTGAATATTTAtctaattatttttttcaatttcattatttccttacattttcatttacatTCCTAACTAATGCTTCGATTCCTTATACACACAAGTCTTCATTTTACcgataatattaataaggAAAAATGGGACCctatatttgttttgttgttttttataaaatttgctCTATGATATAGACAAAGGAGCAATACATATACATGCAACTTACATGCGTGAATAacactttttaatttttataataacttTATACAACTTAAgtttaaacatttttggTGATTTAATCTGTAGTTTTTCAAATCATGTATGGAGAACAGACATCTATCTATTCCCATGTATGCTTCTCAAAATAAATTGACATATTTATTGCCTATGCAAGTTCAGGTGTAAATTACCTACACCCATTACACTTATTTTAAGGTTCAAcaatttatcatattcatTAATCTTAATTTAGTATTTTACccaatataatatatttaatataaataagctATCTAAACTTTTTtgcatttataaaatgaatacaCATATTcttattcattatatttatatgataatttttattggaTTTTATTTCCCCCTATTTGTATATGCATAGCATTATGTTCTTAAAACTTTTAACTGAAATATTCATATGCACATTTTTTGTAGaaacttttaaaaaataataaaataaatatttttgaaaaaatagcatattaattttttttatttcataatttagaaatttactatgatttttttagaatatgttttataataaaataattatgtatgctacatttattttattagtataacttttttatggtaataaataagtatatatactatatttattttattattgttttttttttaaagattAGCCCTTTCTTTAGTTCCTGTTTACTAACATTATagcaaatatttattaaaaaatttatgtattCTCAGTACCAACTTAAATGGCAGCACGAGACCCAGGGCCATATTTAAACCAAGTACCTTTAGGATTCCCAAGTTATAACATAAATGTTTATAGAGATATTTTAGCAAGAAGAGCTTTTATGGAATCCGAAGTAAATACtagaatttataaaaacattttcgAAAATTTAGGATTTAAAGGACATATAAGAATAAACAATAAAGTAGccacattaaaaaaaatatatacacacgAATAATTCCTAAACTTGTTGTAGAGAATATTGCTAAACTCTATATTTGCAATTCGTATTTCATAACtccaattttatttctcttATCATCCTGAAATGATATGTACATACGTAGCTACTAtgccattttattttacacacacattttttacaaatatatgtcacctcttttttattaaaattaggTAGGAATTAATCGAATACGTATGAGATGTATACAAGGCGGATATTCACGAggaatttataaatttactAGGATGGCAAAAATGGCTTTTTTTCAAACAGCTAGAGAAGGAtggttaaaaaaatatggttATAGACCTGACTTGTTCAggtaaaaaaagttaa contains:
- a CDS encoding 40S ribosomal protein S5, putative produces the protein MEDRGGFSRGFGRGARGARGVRGRGRGRGRGSAEDDLKNWVPVTKLGRLVKEGKISSIEEIYLHSLPIKEYQIIDYFFQPNECAHPLKDDVVKIMPVQKQTRAGQRTRFKAFVAIGDGNGHCGLGVKCAKEVATAIRGAIIAAKLSLIPVRRGYWGNKIGDPHTVPMKVSGKCGSVRIRLIPAPRGTQIVGAPTTKKMLNFAGIKDCFSSSCGKTKTRGNFLRAIFNALSKTYGYLTPDLWKVTKFDKSPYEEWSDFLETYQNVKGIKTII
- a CDS encoding mitochondrial ribosomal protein S14 precursor, putative, translating into MAARDPGPYLNQVPLGFPSYNINVYRDILARRAFMESEVNTRIYKNIFENLGFKGHIRINNKVGINRIRMRCIQGGYSRGIYKFTRMAKMAFFQTAREGWLKKYGYRPDLFR